The genomic segment CTCCACTCATAGTTCTGTATGCTTAGAAAATTTGATCAAATCTTAATTATCttagaataaataaattgaagagTAAGAAGAATGCAATATCCTCCAAACAACTTTTATGTTTTCTTGGTAGAGTGTATTGAGGATTCACATTCCTCTTAAATAAACATCGCACATGCAATCTGAGATATAATGTCCATAATTTTCTTAGAAATCAatgaaagaattttttttaaaaaaaaaatttatggccGAAACACAAAGGGCCAAAGAATTTGATACAACATTCTTATTTATGaacaaaattcataatattttaaGTAAAATCTTCCAACTCCATTTTAAAATGAAAGTAAAAAGACGAACTGCTAAACTTTTTGTCTGACTAACCAATCTCTACAACAAACCAATACTTCAACAGTATCAGGTTTCATTACCCCTTAAATAAAAACGTATGAAATGTTGGCGTTATGAAAAAAGATATAATTGATTTGGGTGAGTTCGGATTCATCGGTTACCTTATTCTTAATTCAGATAAACCCAAACACAACATCACCCAACCTAATTTTTTGGGGTTAGCTTTCATATCCAATCTAATCTGACCCCAATCCGGACTCGATATTTTTCGTGTTGATTCGTGTCTAAGTTCATTTTTGACACCCCTAAGAATAATATTGTTATTTTGATTCAATGTTTCAGTTGAATTAGATAGTCAATCATATCAAGCCAATTAAACGCAACCTAAATCAATAATAAGTTATCTCATATGATGCGTATTGTATTCTGAAGGATTATACATCATAGTTGAAAATTTACAAAGTGTGATCTCGAATAATTTCAATTTCACacctaattaatatttaattattgagGTTAGGACGTTGCATTCCATGGTTTTAATTTCATTTTCATAATTCAGTGAGAACGTGGATGATTGATTAATGTGATTGTTATTcagtattatataaaataattgaatTAATATATCAAGGTATAGTTTGGTACACTGGATAAAAAGGGATATATAAATAATCCTCATTATCTCACGTTTGGTACCTTTTAGAAAgcccatgataatatcatggacctgtgataaataattttatacaagaataaaatatatcttttatgagatgtgataattttaatttaatattaaaaaacacaacaaatgacttaattgccctcaatatataaaaatcataaacattatcATTATCTCATTTCACGCcccatcaaataaatatttttatttattatataatatgataaatatataaatgaactcgagataattatataaatgttttttataaatctcaagaaaattattattatcactcgattaactttaaaaattgatatttgacttccCTCACGAAATCAAGggttcaattatcatattatataataaataaaattaggtaaaaataaataaattatgcaagCACTGTCGACGCGTTAACAGATAAGAAACATGAACTCAAACaataactttgaaattataaaatttattatgataaggttaattttgtcattacaatctaatatataaatttaatcaatcttattaaaatcatatcaaacattaatatcatacatcttatttatctttaacttatctttatattatatatcatatgtttatcctatcattagtatcaaattatgatttaaatttaaatatgcaaatccatgaaatataattaattttgttattatgtattTAAGGTGGATGcaaaaaaaagtaaataaatcCAAGTAACAAGGCATAACGGTAACTTAAAGAACAAGAGTCTCCCAGTCTGTTCTTGTCACCGAACTTTGTTGGATTCAACCTTAAGAAACATCATCCCCACCCCATTTTCTGTCGGCAAATCCCACCGACGTGTTTCTGATCCCAGATTCCTCTTCTCCCCACATCGAATACACGCGGACTCTGTGTTGGAACAACCAGACTCTAGTCAGATGTTGTACTGAATCCATCTCCACAGTACAAAATTCGGCCATCACTGTTACTGTCATTGGCAGTGGGTTTCTGTCACTGGATCCGAAACTGAGCCCAGATGTTGGTCCAAGATCGCGATGCCCCGAAGCCCCTCAATCACCGATCAAGGAACAAATTCCGTTTATTCCCGCCCAAGAATCTTGATTTCTCCACATGGGTTTCGGAGAACATCTTCAAGCTCGTCACGATTCTCTTTGTCATCACCACCGTTTCCGCTGTGTTCTACCTCCGAAACTACTACACTGCTGGGGGAGACGCGGCGGCGTTGCTCTGCCTTCAATCAACTCAGTCTCGTTcaatccgccccaagtttcctcaaATCAATTGGAATTCTATTCCCCGAATTGTTGATAATGTCACCCCGTTCTCGGCCTTTCGGTCTGAGAAATGGATCGTTGTTTCGGTGTCGGGTTATCCCTCCGAGTCATTGAAGAAAATGGCTAAGATTAAAGGGTGGCAGGTTCTTGCGATAGGGAATTCCAAGACCCCGGAGGATTGGAAATTGAAAGGTACTCTTTGTGCTAATTGCTCATCTTCAGTTACTAGCTGAATGTTGATTATTTCTGCACACTAGTGAGTTGCTAATTTACCATAAATTCAGCTTGTATGAATGAAATTAAGTTTATCAGTTTATTAATGTATTCACGATTCTTTTGTTACGAAAACGGAGAATCATTTTGTATGATTGTTTATTTTAACAGGTGTTATTTATTTGTCATTGGAAATGCAAGCTCAACTGGGATTTAGAGTGGTCGATTACTTGCCCTTTGATTCTTATGTCCGTAAAACTGTTGGGTATTTATTTGCCATACAGCATGGTGCACAAAAGATTTTTGACGTTGATGATCGAGGTGATGTGATCGATAATGATATAGGAAAACATTTTGACGTTGAGTTGGTCGGGGAGGGTTCGAGACAGGAGATTATTTTGCAATATAGCCACCATAATCCTAATAGGACTGTTGTGAACCCTTATATACATTTTGGGCAGCGGTCCGTTTGGCCAAGGGGGTTGCCCTTGGAAAATGTCGGtgagattgaacatgagacaTTTTATACCGAGGTTTTTGGTGGGAAACAGTTTATTCAACAGGGAATTTCGAATGGATTACCTGATGTGGACTCGGTTTTTTACTTTACTAGGAAATCGGCGTTGGAAGGGTTTGACATTAGATTCGATGAGCATGCCTCTAAAGTGGCGTTACCTCAAGGTACTATGGTTCCGGTAAATTCTTTCAACACTATTTTTCATTCTTCTGCATTTTGGGGGTTGATGCTTCCGGTCTCGGTGAGTACAATGGCTTCGGATGTACTGAGGGGATATTGGGCCCAAAGGCTTTTGTGGGAAGTTGGTGGGTATGTCGTGGTATATCCTCCCACCGTTCACCGGTATGATAAAATTGAAGCATACCCTTTTTCTGAAGAGAAAGATCTTCACGTTAATGTCGGTCGCTTGATTAAGTTCTTGGTGGCATGGAGATCCAGTACTCATAGGTTGTTTGAGAAAATTTTGGAGCTAAGTTACGTTATGGCCGAGGAAGGATTTTGGACGGAGAAGGACTTAAAATTCACCGCTGCATGGTTGCAAGACTTGCTTTCTGTTGGTTACCAGCAGCCTCGATTGATGTCCCTTGAACTCGACAGGCCTCGAGCAAATATTGGTGATGGCGATCGAAAGGAATTTGTACCACAGAAGTTACCGTCTGTGCATCTTGGGGTTGAAGAAACGGGAGTGGTGAATTACGAAATTGGGAACTTGATAACATGGAGGAAGAGTTTTGGCAATGTTGTGCTCATAATGTTCTGCTATGGACCCGTGGAACGTACAGCATTAGAGTGGAGATTGCTATATGGAAGGATATTTAAGACGGTTATAATTTTGTCAGTGGAGAAAAATGTGGATCTTGCTGTGGAGCAAGGGGATGCCGACCATGTTTACAAgtaaattctccttctcatttctaatttcaatttatttttcttaGTTCATATTGATAATCATCCTCCTTTTCCTGTTGTTTACTGTAATTTTTTATATGCGTACTTATTGATTAAAATGTTATTCCACACATTGGTTTCTTTAGGTAAGTATATTTAATAGTTTTGCAACCATTTTGAATTTAGCAAAATCAGAGAGAGAATTTTTCAAAATGCTCTCTTCCCTCCCATTTTCCTATTCCCAGATCTTCCTCTATGTTCAGTAATGCTTTCCGACATCTGAATCCTCCGTTCGCGTCGGGCATCCGGGTCCGGTGCCGGTCTCCGGTCGCCGATCTATACGGTCTCACGCCTTGGGGTTTTCCGTTTTCTCGCGATTTATCGTTCGTTCAAGTCATTTCGAGCAGCGTTTTCTTCGTTCCGTAACTATGTCATCGGGCAGAGAGCAAGAGATAAAGATTGAGTACAAGTTGTTCTTACTCAAGCTGGTTAATGGGGGAACTTCGCTGAGGTGGACTGAAAGAACTAGGAATGCTAGCTATGTGTTGGATTTGGAACGAGAAGAGGCACGCTGGTTAAGCTCAGTTATCAAAAATGTTATTATTAATCCTCAGTCTAGATGGGATTTTAACCGACTTCGGGGCACAAATGCAACAATTGTCGCCCAAAGGATTGCCAATAGAAGAGGCCGATTCTTAGAAATTTCAAGATTTAGTAACATGGGGAAAAAAAAGAGTATTATAGTGCCAAGCGGGTATAACTCTCAAGGATGGATAAGGATTTCTGATATCCTCATTAATCTATTGACTAGGCAACCTCAGAGGAGAGATTTTCCGACCATCCAACAGCCACTCAAGATAATTGATCGGCCTTACTGTCAACATTCGAGCAATGTTAGGGATGCATATATCAGAAGGATACCGGAGAGAAATTGGAATGAAGCTCTTATTGTCTCTAAGGAAAAAGTAAACACCTCGTGGGAGCAAGTGGAAATGCTACTAGGACAAGATGTTAAGAGGAAGGTCCATTTACAGATTTTTCAAGCTAATAAAGCGGTATGGTGGCCTGCTTCTCCGAAGGAGTTGACGTTCTTTCGAGATTTGAAAAGAGGATTCTTCAATGGCGGAGTGGTATTAAACTTCGAGGAGTGGAGCCCAAACATCAATTCAGTGGATTCGGTACTCAGGTGTTACAAGAGCTGGATAAAGATTTACGGGTTACCTTGGAATCTATGGACGGAAGAAAGTTTCAAAGCAATAGGGGATCAGTGTGGGGGGCTAATGGAAATCAGTGAAGATACAAGGTGTTTCACTGAATTGAGTGCTGCTAAGATAAGGGTAATTGGTAAGAATGATGGCTTTATTAATAACAGATTGACGATTTTACTGAACAACGACAAACTGGAACTCGGAATTAGCGTCGACACATTTGATTTTAAGGCTTACGAGACAACTCAGAAACAGACCTATGCCCAAGTTTTGGTCAAAGGTATGAGGACAGTAGCAGGCAGGGGGAAGTTTAAATTAAATGGGATCAATGAGGAATTACGGGCGCCTTCCAAAAGTCTAAAGGTTATGAATGAAGATTTGTCGGAATGCAGCCACTCGACCAGTAAAGATTATGATTTGCCTGCAGATCAATCGAAGGCTAGGAAGGTGGCAAAAATACTGCAACGTATCTCCCCTAAACCAATTGAGGAATTCAAAATCTCTCCAGTTCAGTCACTATCGGAAAGAGGAATTCAGGTGTGCAGCAATTCAGATGACAAAGATACTGAGGAGGTTCTGGAATCCATATATATTGGCGATTCGAAGAACACAGAAGTGCTGGACAGTGAACAACCGATTAACTCAGGGGAGTTTCATCAGAATGATGTTGATGATTTTCCACTAGAGGACTCAGATGAAGATTTTCTGGATGATGGCTTTGATTCAACGGATGCAGACAGCCACATATCTTCGCATACggaaactttgctcaataacgAAGCAATCGAAGTGGATCTACAGGCTTTGTTCAAAGAAAACGAGGTAATCGTGACTCCAAAAAAAAGCTACTATCCTCGAAAATACTAATCCTTTAGTGGATAAGGTACTTTCCTGTTTTCAATCTTCAACTCTTAATCATTCCTTCGCGTTAAATTATCTTTTCCCTTGTTCTTTCAATGCCTTGGGGTTGTCTAGTGGGTTCTTAGGAGGGGGGCAATCTTCAGTCATTGACAAGTCTGGGATCGAGGGATATGCTCTCTTAGGGAATGAAAGGAAGAATGACAACATTGATAGTGAGAATTTACAGGAGGGTGGCCAAGTCGAGAAAGGAGACATTGAGCTGAGTAAGTCCTCGGGCAAATTAATCAGAGAGCTTGGCAGATTGAAGTGCAGTATAAACTATGAGAAAGGTTCGACCTTGAAGGGATCAAAACGTTGTTTATGAAGATAGTTTCCTGGAATATCAGGGGAGGAGGTTCATCGAGGAAGAGGGAATTAGTACGTTCAATCATTCGCAAGGAGAACCCGGATATTGCAGTGGTGTTAGAAACAAAGAGAATTTCAGTTGATCGTCGTTTTGTAGCCAGTTTATGGAAATCAAGATTCGTGGATTGGGTTTCTTTGCCAGCGGAAGGTAGATCAGGAGGTATTTTGGTGATGTGGGATCCTAGAGTGGTCCGAGTTTGTGACAATTTAGTTGGGAACTTTTCTGTCTCGATACAAATTCATTGGAAAGACGAGTTGGTTTGGTGGTTTACTGCTATGTACGGTCCATGTAAATCAAGGACTAGGGATTTGCTATGGGATGAACTAGCTGGTTTGTATTCGATCTGTGGTGACAGATGGTGTGTTGGTGGAGATTTCAACTTTGTCAGGAATCTGAGTGAAAAGTTAAACAGCAACTCATACACCACCAGTATGCAATGCTTTGATAATCTGATACAGGAGCTGGGCCTTCAAGATCCACCTCTTTTAAATGCTAGGTACACTTGGTCAAATTTCAGGGATAATCCGATTTGTTGTAGACTTGACAGGTACCTATTCTCCGAGGGGTGGAAGGAATTATACCCCACTTTCCGACAGACGGTTCTCCCAAGACTTACATCGGATCATTACCCGATTTTATTGGACACAACAAAGTCAAAATGGGGTCCAACTCCATTTAGATTTGAGAACGTTTGGTTGACGCATAGGAACTTTAAAGAATCTCTACCTACGTGGTGGCATAGTGAAACGATTCATGGCTGGGAAGGGTACAAATTCATGCTAAGGCTTAAAAACATTAAGAAGAAAGTTACA from the Primulina eburnea isolate SZY01 chromosome 3, ASM2296580v1, whole genome shotgun sequence genome contains:
- the LOC140827155 gene encoding probable glycosyltransferase STELLO2, producing MLVQDRDAPKPLNHRSRNKFRLFPPKNLDFSTWVSENIFKLVTILFVITTVSAVFYLRNYYTAGGDAAALLCLQSTQSRSIRPKFPQINWNSIPRIVDNVTPFSAFRSEKWIVVSVSGYPSESLKKMAKIKGWQVLAIGNSKTPEDWKLKGVIYLSLEMQAQLGFRVVDYLPFDSYVRKTVGYLFAIQHGAQKIFDVDDRGDVIDNDIGKHFDVELVGEGSRQEIILQYSHHNPNRTVVNPYIHFGQRSVWPRGLPLENVGEIEHETFYTEVFGGKQFIQQGISNGLPDVDSVFYFTRKSALEGFDIRFDEHASKVALPQGTMVPVNSFNTIFHSSAFWGLMLPVSVSTMASDVLRGYWAQRLLWEVGGYVVVYPPTVHRYDKIEAYPFSEEKDLHVNVGRLIKFLVAWRSSTHRLFEKILELSYVMAEEGFWTEKDLKFTAAWLQDLLSVGYQQPRLMSLELDRPRANIGDGDRKEFVPQKLPSVHLGVEETGVVNYEIGNLITWRKSFGNVVLIMFCYGPVERTALEWRLLYGRIFKTVIILSVEKNVDLAVEQGDADHVYKILPKLFDRYTSADGFLFLQDDTILNYWNLLQADKTKLWITNKVFKSWTSVSIAGNSDWFAKQADLVKKVVVTMPAHLQVNHKETVKDHQSLVICNSEVFYVPRRFVSDFIDLVSLVGDLDIHHKVAVPMFFLAMDMPHNYDSVFDFMIYKQKPQSNSTFYSAEVPAIHPWNVSSEQDFIKLIKIMAAGDPLLMELF